A stretch of the Enoplosus armatus isolate fEnoArm2 chromosome 13, fEnoArm2.hap1, whole genome shotgun sequence genome encodes the following:
- the kctd7 gene encoding BTB/POZ domain-containing protein KCTD7 — MQQNGSSGSNGSDGCSRDRQSLSFSPLPAATTRVRRFIQERRTLPLPRVMVVFSAAGDTEKPGDAMSSSDSAEDDFRKPASPAPNFTLSKPLRSSLNTQEQEFPEVISLNVGGMYFTTRLSTLRRFEDTMLAAMFSGRHYIPRDAEGRYFIDRDGTYFGDILNFLREGELPHRDRVRAVHREAQYYSIGPLLDSLEDSQPLTGEKVRQAFLDLMPYYKDNLERIVEIAKLRAMQKKARFAKLKICVYKEEMPITPYERPLFNSLRFERSDSEAKLFEHHCEVDVSFGPWEAVADVYDLLHCIVSDLAERGITAEQQCIGVCDKHLINHYYCKRPIYEFKITWW; from the exons ATGCAGCAGAATGGCTCGAGCGGTTCCAACGGTTCTGATGGCTGCAGCAGGGATCGCCAGTCTCTGTCCTTCAGCCCGCTTCCCGCCGCTACTACACGGGTGAGGAGGTTCATTCAGGAGAGACGGACGCTGCCTCTACCCAGAGTGATGGTGGTATTCTCGGCTGCAGGTGACACCGAGAAACCGGGCGATGCCATGTCCAGCTCGGACTCTGCGGAGGACGATTTCCGAAAGCCGGCCTCCCCAGCACCGAACTTCACCCTCAGCAAGCCGCTCCGCTCCTCGCTGAACACACAGGAGCAGGAG TTTCCAGAGGTCATCTCTCTGAATGTTGGGGGCATGTACTTCACCACTCGCCTGTCCACGCTGCGGCGATTCGAGGACACCATGTTGGCCGCCATGTTCAGCGGGCGTCATTACATCCCACGTGACGCTGAAGGGCGCTACTTCATTGACCGGGATGGGACATATTTTGG GGACATCCTGAACTTCCTCCGAGAAGGTGAGCTTCCTCACAGGGACCGAGTGCGAGCAGTGCACAGAGAGGCTCAGTACTACTCCATCGGCCCGCTGCTGGACAGCCTGGAGGACTCTCAGCCGCTCACGGGGGAGAAGGTTCGACAAGCTTTCCTCGATCTGATGCCCTACTACAAAG acaATCTGGAGCGTATTGTGGAGATTGCCAAACTGAGGGCCATGCAGAAAAAGGCGCGGTTTGCCAAGTTGAAGATCTGCGTCTACAAGGAGGAGATGCCTATCACGCCATATGAGCGTCCCCTTTTTAACTCTCTGCGCTTTGAGCGCTCGGACAGCGAGGCCAAGCTCTTTGAGCATCACTGCGAGGTGGACGTTTCCTTCGGACCTTGGGAGGCAGTGGCGGACGTTTATGACCTGCTGCACTGCATCGTCAGTGACCTGGCCGAGCGCGGCATCACTGCCGAGCAGCAGTGCATCGGCGTCTGTGACAAGCACCTTATCAACCACTACTACTGCAAGAGGCCCATCTATGAGTTCAAGATCACATGGTGGTGA
- the LOC139295361 gene encoding uncharacterized protein — protein sequence MMGNSSLLAAVLTVVSVVLLSLLSLLCLRCKKKSKIIHEDHQIYNPQMFQRGGSMFAVTQSKTVTRANQITSTTAETREEFEDFSCAAIDEQSDYQNITDVSYCVAAAQTGSLEHTYVAPLPITVYENEQINERIPDAAESLSVYANITSEPIKDDEDDYENSQFLVEIEKEQEDDEPDYVNENGDCT from the exons ATGATGGGAAACTCCAGCCTGCTGGCTGCAGTCCTCACTGTTGTGTCGGTGGTGTTGCTGAGTCTgctgtctcttctctgtctgcGATGCAAAAAGAAATCCA AGATCATCCACGAGGACCATCAAATATACAACCCGCAGATGTT CCAACGTGGGGGAAGCATGTTTGCTGTGACTCAATCAAAAACAG tcacCAGAGCCAATCAGATAACATCAACCACAGC tgaaactCGTGAGGAATTTGAGGATTTTTCATGTG CTGCGATTGATGAGCAGTCAGACTATCAAAATATCACAGATG TTTCATACTGTGTTGCTGCAGCTCAAACAGGAAGTCTGGAACATActtatgt AGCTCCACTCCCGATCACAGtgtatgaaaatgaacagattaATGAAAGAATACCTG ATGCTGCTGAATCTCTGAGTGTTTATGCAAACATCACATCGGAGCCAATAAAAGACG ACGAGGACGACTACGAGAACTCTCAATTCCTGGTCGAAATAGAGAAAGAGCAGGAAGATG ATGAGCCAGATTATGTGAATGAAAACGGGGACTGCACCTGA
- the myl10 gene encoding myosin regulatory light chain 10: MASKKAKKKTADSGSNVFSMFEQSQIQEFKEAFTIMDQNRDGFIDKGDLRDTYAALGRLNVGNDELDEMMKEASGPINFTIFLAMFGEKLKGTDPEETILNAFKIFDPEGKGVLRGEDIKYHLMSQADKFSEDEVNQMFTNFPLDVSGNLDYKNLCYVITHGEEKEQE, translated from the exons ATG GCATCGAAGAAGGCGAAGAAGAAGACGGCCGACTCAGGCTCCAATGTGTTCAGCATGTTTGAGCAGTCACAGATCCAGGAGTTCAAGGAG GCCTTCACCATCATGGACCAGAACAGAGATGGTTTCATTGACAAGGGGGACCTGAGAGACACTTATGCTGCTCTGG GTCGTCTCAATGTTGGCAATGATGAGCTGGATGAGATGATGAAGGAGGCTTCCGGCCCCATCAACTTTACCATCTTCCTAGCTATGTTTGGCGAGAAGCTCAAAG GAACTGACCCAGAGGAAACCATTCTCAACGCATTCAAGATCTTTGACCCTGAGGGAAAAGGCGTCCTAAGAGGAGAGGA CATCAAATACCACCTTATGTCTCAGGCAGACAAATTCTCTGAGGACGAG GTGAACCAGATGTTCACAAACTTTCCCCTGGATGTTTCTGGAAACCTGGATTACAAGAACCTGTGTTACGTTATTACCcatggagaggaaaaggagcagGAATAA